In Pseudomonas sp. MM213, a genomic segment contains:
- a CDS encoding nuclear transport factor 2 family protein produces MNEALLQRLATLEGESQVRRLMARYMDLCDVPRAITHVSELAQLFCIDAVWEGVGSVTAQTFGQHCGREAIAAFVGGYLPPSEHFHLNLHYLTSESILVDGSSAQGQWIMQQVSTYADGRSELFGTRLNIDFRCVEGVWLIAHFRTQRLFNSDLFTSESGA; encoded by the coding sequence ATGAACGAGGCCTTGTTGCAGCGTCTGGCGACGCTCGAAGGGGAGAGCCAGGTGCGCCGCTTGATGGCGCGCTACATGGACCTGTGCGACGTGCCGAGGGCGATCACCCACGTCAGCGAGCTGGCGCAATTGTTCTGCATCGACGCCGTGTGGGAAGGCGTCGGCAGCGTCACCGCACAGACCTTCGGTCAGCACTGCGGGCGTGAGGCGATTGCGGCGTTTGTCGGCGGTTACTTGCCGCCCTCGGAGCACTTTCACCTGAACCTGCATTACCTCACCAGCGAGTCGATCCTGGTCGACGGCAGCAGCGCGCAGGGGCAGTGGATCATGCAGCAGGTGTCCACCTACGCCGATGGGCGCAGCGAGTTGTTCGGCACGCGCTTGAACATCGATTTTCGTTGTGTCGAGGGTGTCTGGCTGATCGCGCATTTCCGCACGCAACGCTTGTTCAATTCGGACCTCTTCACCTCGGAGTCGGGCGCATGA
- a CDS encoding acyl-CoA dehydrogenase family protein, which translates to MLRSAVAEKDPLPGVDGNTVHRQAFEQVLAEVRQRRDEFDAGSHVPRDMIERFKHVGIYRAATPKCFGGDALAPALFLQMIERISEADGSAGWVASFGSAGVYLAALPPETLAEIYTQSPDLVFAGGLFPLQPAEAVEGGWQVNGTWKFASGCKGADLLGVGIGAAGGKPRTAVFRADQVEIIENWDVVGLKGTGSHDLRVSDKRVDERWTFIRGGAATIDEPLFRYPSIAYAAQVLAVVNLGLARAALDEVSRMAAGSGITGAPKMADRAYVRIEIAKAEARLAAARGFFYNATEQVWNSILAGNPVTAEQTSLLRLSAIHVSQAGAAVVQSAYSLAGTTAIYLRHPLQRYLRDSMVVTQHAFLSEGLYDGAGSVFLGVPPFPGYI; encoded by the coding sequence ATGCTGCGTTCAGCTGTCGCGGAGAAAGACCCTCTGCCAGGCGTCGACGGCAACACCGTCCACCGCCAGGCCTTTGAGCAGGTGCTGGCGGAAGTGCGCCAGCGTCGCGATGAATTCGACGCCGGTTCCCACGTGCCACGGGACATGATCGAGCGCTTCAAGCACGTGGGCATCTACCGCGCCGCCACGCCGAAATGCTTCGGCGGTGACGCCCTGGCGCCGGCGCTGTTCCTGCAAATGATCGAGCGTATTTCCGAAGCCGATGGCTCTGCGGGCTGGGTCGCCAGTTTCGGCAGCGCCGGCGTCTACCTCGCCGCATTGCCGCCGGAAACCCTCGCCGAAATCTACACCCAAAGCCCGGATCTGGTGTTCGCCGGTGGCCTGTTCCCGCTGCAACCGGCTGAAGCTGTCGAGGGCGGCTGGCAGGTCAACGGCACCTGGAAATTCGCCAGCGGCTGCAAGGGCGCCGACTTGCTCGGCGTGGGGATTGGCGCGGCGGGTGGCAAGCCGCGCACTGCGGTGTTCCGTGCGGACCAGGTCGAGATCATCGAAAACTGGGACGTGGTCGGGCTCAAAGGCACCGGCAGTCACGACCTGCGCGTCAGCGACAAACGCGTCGACGAACGCTGGACCTTCATCCGTGGCGGTGCCGCGACCATCGACGAGCCGCTGTTCCGCTACCCGTCGATTGCCTACGCCGCGCAAGTGCTGGCCGTGGTCAACCTTGGCCTGGCCCGCGCCGCCCTCGACGAAGTCAGTCGCATGGCCGCCGGCAGCGGCATCACCGGCGCACCGAAAATGGCCGACCGCGCCTACGTGCGCATCGAGATCGCCAAGGCCGAAGCCCGACTGGCCGCCGCCCGTGGCTTCTTCTACAACGCCACCGAGCAAGTGTGGAATTCGATCCTCGCGGGCAACCCGGTCACCGCCGAGCAAACCAGCCTGTTGCGCTTGTCCGCGATTCACGTGTCCCAGGCGGGCGCCGCCGTGGTGCAGAGCGCGTACAGCCTCGCCGGCACCACCGCGATTTACCTGCGCCATCCGCTGCAGCGCTACCTGCGCGATTCGATGGTGGTCACCCAGCACGCGTTCCTCAGCGAAGGCCTGTACGACGGCGCCGGCTCGGTGTTCCTCGGCGTGCCGCCGTTCCCTGGCTACATCTGA
- a CDS encoding sensor histidine kinase, with protein sequence MYLPKPHDFFTLIEAMPLCIILHDAQSKEILWANTAALDALGFTLEELTPLKAPDMTRDAPKYRRSVGLRWLEGAARTGQRAIEWCYRSKQGVEILSEAVATLVHLDGRDVLMVQFRDISREDKVKRDLKRFESRLKAFMQDLAEGVAVLGPEGDIRFISDSGAHLLNSEEHTLIGENFLSWCDDDSRRRLLQQLASETPEHAPFRVHYHLQRRDGEWRWHEATCRFIEIEDDLVGHLLLFRDVTEQVRAEEARRVSEQKLEYLARYNAMGEMAVAIAHELSQPLAATRNFIEGAVIRLGKESTTDQGVAWGLQNAVRQIEHASLIIKSVRDYVVKLEQAEELIDLNELLRETRYFISLRADPSLVRVEIVASPAPLWVSCEKVLIGQVILNLAFNAIEEMSDLPVERRVLRIHASRENDVALVRIEDCGRGIQAEAQEKLFDGFFSSKVSGNGIGLALCKNIIGRHRGDIWAQNLEPCGAVFTFTLPLATPA encoded by the coding sequence ATGTACCTGCCAAAACCGCACGACTTTTTCACCCTCATCGAAGCCATGCCGCTGTGCATCATTCTTCACGATGCGCAGAGCAAGGAGATCCTCTGGGCCAACACCGCCGCCCTCGACGCGCTGGGTTTTACCCTCGAAGAACTGACGCCGCTGAAAGCCCCGGACATGACCCGCGACGCGCCCAAGTACCGGCGCTCGGTCGGCCTGCGCTGGCTGGAAGGCGCAGCGCGCACGGGCCAGCGCGCCATCGAGTGGTGTTATCGCTCCAAGCAAGGCGTGGAAATCCTCTCCGAGGCGGTCGCGACGCTGGTGCATCTGGACGGTCGCGATGTGCTGATGGTGCAGTTCCGCGACATCTCCAGGGAGGACAAGGTCAAGCGCGACCTCAAGCGTTTCGAAAGCCGGCTCAAGGCATTCATGCAGGACCTCGCCGAAGGTGTCGCGGTGCTCGGCCCTGAAGGTGATATCCGCTTCATCAGTGACTCCGGCGCGCACCTGCTCAACAGCGAAGAACACACGCTGATCGGCGAAAACTTCCTGTCATGGTGCGACGACGATTCGCGCCGCCGGCTGCTGCAACAGCTGGCCAGCGAGACCCCGGAACATGCGCCGTTCCGCGTGCACTACCACCTGCAACGCCGCGACGGTGAATGGCGCTGGCATGAGGCGACGTGTCGTTTTATCGAGATCGAAGATGACCTGGTCGGCCACCTGCTGCTGTTTCGCGACGTCACCGAACAAGTGCGCGCCGAAGAAGCTCGGCGGGTCAGCGAGCAGAAACTCGAATACCTGGCGCGCTACAACGCCATGGGTGAAATGGCCGTGGCCATTGCTCATGAGCTAAGCCAACCGCTGGCCGCCACCCGCAACTTCATCGAAGGCGCGGTGATTCGCCTGGGCAAGGAGTCCACTACGGACCAGGGCGTCGCCTGGGGTTTGCAAAACGCCGTGCGGCAAATCGAACATGCGTCGCTGATCATCAAAAGCGTGCGCGATTACGTGGTCAAACTGGAGCAGGCCGAAGAGCTGATCGACCTCAACGAACTGCTGCGCGAAACCCGCTATTTCATCAGCCTGCGCGCCGATCCGAGCCTGGTTCGCGTCGAGATTGTCGCCAGTCCCGCGCCGCTTTGGGTGAGCTGCGAGAAGGTGCTGATCGGTCAGGTCATTCTTAATCTGGCGTTCAATGCGATTGAAGAAATGAGCGATCTGCCTGTTGAACGACGGGTGCTGCGCATTCACGCCAGCCGCGAAAACGACGTGGCGTTGGTGCGCATCGAAGACTGCGGTCGCGGCATTCAGGCCGAGGCGCAAGAGAAGCTGTTCGACGGTTTCTTCTCCTCCAAGGTCAGCGGCAACGGCATTGGCCTGGCGCTGTGCAAAAACATCATCGGCCGCCATCGCGGCGATATCTGGGCGCAAAACCTTGAGCCCTGCGGTGCTGTTTTCACCTTCACCCTTCCCCTCGCAACTCCCGCCTGA
- a CDS encoding amine dehydrogenase large subunit yields MRATRITVQSALSLSLLVLGLNNASADLPADTIGQTVLAFPPEVHRAFIVDVEFESFVAGRVTVVDPDKKRVLGMVPTGFAAPSTLSHDQKTLYSADIWYSRGTRGTRTDVLTAWDSSTLSPAWEVLIPNKRAESLTQRYGLKTSGDDRFVYVYNFTPSTSVTVVDTQAKAVTAELAIPGCVLNYPIGNRRFASLCGDGSLQVITLNDQGQETARSRTPFFDPNAEKLVERAVNVGDTYYFTTTTGTVRPVDFSADAPKILPSWSLTSDEEKKAGWAPGGWQLMAVAPKLNRLYVLMHDAHEPMKWEDPSPLIWAFDLKTHKKVATLEAPVPVWSMQATGDDKPLLLGADVAGGLQIFDLKTNTLTGSMAKVAKTATQVMSY; encoded by the coding sequence ATGCGAGCCACCAGGATCACCGTACAGTCAGCGCTGAGTCTCAGCCTGCTGGTACTGGGTTTGAACAATGCCAGCGCGGATCTGCCCGCTGACACGATCGGCCAGACTGTTCTGGCATTTCCGCCGGAAGTTCATCGGGCCTTTATCGTCGACGTCGAATTCGAAAGTTTCGTGGCGGGCCGTGTCACCGTGGTCGACCCCGATAAAAAGCGCGTGCTCGGCATGGTGCCGACTGGTTTTGCTGCGCCCTCGACGCTCAGCCACGATCAGAAAACCCTCTACAGCGCCGACATCTGGTATTCGCGCGGCACCCGTGGCACCCGCACCGACGTGCTGACCGCGTGGGACAGCTCGACCCTGTCGCCGGCCTGGGAAGTGCTGATTCCGAACAAGCGCGCCGAGTCGCTGACCCAACGCTACGGTTTGAAGACCAGCGGTGATGACCGCTTCGTCTACGTCTACAACTTCACCCCGTCGACCTCGGTGACCGTGGTCGACACCCAGGCCAAAGCCGTCACCGCCGAACTGGCGATTCCCGGTTGCGTGCTCAACTACCCGATCGGCAATCGCCGCTTCGCCTCGCTGTGCGGCGACGGCAGTTTGCAAGTGATCACGCTGAACGATCAGGGCCAGGAAACCGCACGCAGCCGCACGCCGTTCTTTGACCCGAACGCGGAAAAACTGGTGGAACGCGCGGTGAACGTCGGCGACACCTATTACTTCACCACCACCACGGGCACCGTGCGCCCAGTGGATTTCTCGGCCGACGCACCGAAAATCCTGCCGTCCTGGTCGCTGACCAGCGACGAGGAAAAGAAGGCCGGCTGGGCACCGGGCGGCTGGCAGCTGATGGCTGTCGCGCCGAAGCTGAACCGCTTGTACGTGCTGATGCACGACGCGCACGAACCGATGAAGTGGGAAGACCCAAGCCCGCTGATCTGGGCGTTTGATCTGAAAACCCACAAGAAGGTCGCCACGCTGGAGGCACCGGTTCCGGTGTGGAGCATGCAGGCGACCGGCGACGACAAGCCGCTGCTGCTGGGCGCCGACGTTGCAGGCGGTTTGCAGATCTTCGACCTGAAGACCAACACGCTCACCGGCAGCATGGCAAAGGTCGCGAAAACCGCGACTCAGGTCATGAGCTACTAA
- a CDS encoding MauE/DoxX family redox-associated membrane protein, producing the protein MHLDPIFIIASALAIAVLLASAATHKVRAPARFARQLADYQLLPDVAVRPVARVIPLVELAIAFALLVPVSRAWAALGAASLIALYAAAIGINLWRGRRDIDCGCAGPDQAQPLRPVLLLRNSALVALALLASVSPVVRDLGFFDGFVTVAASAVALLIYAAADGLLANSPLLLKLIGR; encoded by the coding sequence ATGCACTTAGATCCGATCTTCATCATTGCCAGCGCCCTCGCCATCGCGGTGTTGCTGGCCAGTGCCGCGACCCACAAGGTGCGCGCACCGGCACGTTTTGCCCGGCAACTGGCGGACTACCAATTGCTGCCCGACGTGGCCGTACGCCCCGTCGCACGCGTCATTCCGCTGGTTGAACTGGCCATCGCCTTTGCGCTGCTGGTACCGGTCAGCCGTGCCTGGGCAGCGTTGGGCGCCGCCAGCCTGATCGCGCTGTACGCCGCGGCCATTGGCATCAACCTGTGGCGCGGCCGTCGCGATATCGACTGCGGCTGTGCCGGCCCGGACCAGGCCCAACCGCTGCGCCCGGTTCTGCTGCTGCGCAACAGCGCGCTGGTGGCGCTGGCGTTGCTGGCCAGCGTCTCGCCGGTGGTTCGTGACCTGGGTTTTTTCGACGGCTTCGTGACTGTCGCCGCCAGCGCCGTCGCGCTGCTGATTTACGCCGCAGCCGATGGCTTGCTGGCGAACTCCCCTCTTCTGCTCAAACTGATTGGTAGGTGA
- the mauD gene encoding methylamine dehydrogenase accessory protein MauD, translating to MEGLIVSNVLLWVLLVAVAFVVMGLVRQIGVLHGRLAPAGALMMDKGVAVNEAAPQVTASDRKGRPVNFGYAGEKSQLLFFLSPTCPICKSLLPAIKSIAKEQADRLDVVFISDGDMDAQQKLITEHKLEDATYVVGPEVGMTYQIGKLPYAALIDKSGTLRAKGLVNSREHLDSLFEVEHLKSATLQEYLNSQPHAHDHSHGHSH from the coding sequence ATGGAAGGCTTAATCGTTTCCAACGTTCTGCTCTGGGTACTGCTGGTGGCCGTGGCGTTTGTCGTCATGGGCCTGGTCCGGCAGATTGGTGTGCTGCACGGCCGTCTGGCCCCGGCCGGTGCATTGATGATGGACAAGGGCGTGGCGGTCAATGAAGCCGCGCCACAGGTCACCGCTTCCGACCGCAAAGGGCGCCCGGTCAACTTCGGCTATGCCGGCGAGAAATCGCAACTGCTGTTCTTCCTTTCGCCAACCTGCCCGATCTGCAAGTCGCTGCTGCCGGCGATCAAATCCATCGCCAAGGAACAGGCCGATCGCCTCGACGTGGTGTTCATCAGCGACGGCGACATGGACGCCCAGCAAAAGCTGATCACCGAACACAAACTGGAAGACGCCACTTATGTGGTCGGGCCTGAAGTGGGCATGACCTACCAGATCGGCAAGCTGCCGTACGCTGCGCTGATCGACAAGAGCGGCACCCTGCGCGCCAAAGGCCTGGTCAATTCCCGCGAGCACCTGGACAGCCTGTTCGAAGTCGAGCACCTGAAAAGCGCGACGCTGCAGGAATACCTCAACAGCCAGCCGCATGCACACGACCACAGCCACGGCCATAGCCACTGA
- a CDS encoding methylamine dehydrogenase light chain, whose protein sequence is MKLLDLLFERSTRRVADTTSRRKLLSRMGSLMVAGAALPLLLPLDRTSKALAAENPKAGDPGDPNTCDYWRYCSIDGFLCSCCGGSVTSCPPGTEVSQVTWIGTCRNPADGKDYIISYNDCCGKQSCAQCACTRNDSEEPAYRPFNNNDVNWCLAAKSHIYHCTVSIIRGVAV, encoded by the coding sequence ATGAAACTGCTGGATCTGTTGTTTGAGCGTTCGACTCGTCGTGTTGCCGACACAACCTCACGACGCAAACTGCTGTCGCGCATGGGTTCTCTGATGGTTGCCGGCGCCGCGTTGCCGCTGCTGTTGCCGCTGGATCGCACCAGCAAAGCCCTGGCCGCCGAGAACCCGAAAGCCGGTGACCCGGGTGATCCGAACACCTGCGACTACTGGCGCTACTGCTCCATCGATGGCTTTTTGTGCAGCTGCTGCGGAGGATCGGTGACGTCCTGTCCGCCGGGCACGGAAGTGTCGCAAGTGACCTGGATCGGCACCTGCCGCAACCCGGCCGACGGCAAGGATTACATCATTTCGTACAACGACTGCTGCGGTAAGCAGAGCTGTGCGCAGTGCGCCTGCACCCGTAACGACAGTGAAGAACCGGCCTATCGCCCGTTCAACAACAACGATGTGAACTGGTGCCTGGCCGCCAAATCGCACATCTACCACTGCACCGTTTCGATCATTCGTGGCGTCGCGGTTTAA
- a CDS encoding cytochrome C yields MGRLLILGLVCAMTAPLVHARAIPDPAQQHAPGNEALQKPIAQAGYSVGVNYQLQCAGCHLGNGMGSAANDTPRMAGFVGNFLKVPGGREFLVRVPGMSQSALDNAQLADLLNWLIRADGMAGKSTPADYQPYSADEVAALRAETMLNLPGTRAGLIQQMRAQGIAIEDGMNN; encoded by the coding sequence ATGGGTAGGTTGCTCATCCTCGGTCTTGTCTGCGCCATGACCGCCCCGCTCGTTCATGCCAGGGCCATCCCGGACCCGGCGCAACAGCATGCGCCGGGCAATGAAGCCCTGCAAAAACCGATTGCCCAGGCCGGTTACAGCGTTGGCGTGAACTACCAACTGCAATGCGCCGGTTGCCACCTGGGCAATGGCATGGGTTCTGCCGCGAATGACACGCCCCGGATGGCGGGGTTTGTCGGCAACTTTCTGAAAGTGCCGGGCGGCCGCGAGTTTCTCGTGCGCGTACCGGGCATGTCGCAGTCCGCGCTGGACAACGCGCAACTGGCCGACCTGCTCAACTGGTTGATCCGTGCCGACGGGATGGCGGGCAAAAGCACGCCGGCCGACTATCAGCCTTACAGCGCCGACGAAGTGGCGGCACTGCGCGCAGAAACCATGCTCAACCTCCCCGGCACCCGCGCCGGCCTGATCCAGCAAATGCGTGCGCAAGGCATCGCAATTGAAGACGGGATGAACAACTGA
- a CDS encoding undecaprenyl-phosphate glucose phosphotransferase, with protein sequence MIFEPNSTRSVLQRRSSTSIVVQAGLDCVAVTGVAWFLINYHIGFISQDYVIMLLLLLGALAVVYDHYAIYRSNVGFTVKAFKLLKAWTATFGFLVAMAFLTKTSERYSRLLVGELFVLGYFAQLFLHLASREMQKKFLAHPTQLENSLIIGSGELASYLHKKISNNPWLGERIVGCVLIGADDDWAKEGVEGAPRLSILGNISDLDELVVKHAIRTVYFVTPVGGSEVIQKVYLSLFDKHVRVNWVPDIFALKLINHSVREIAGIPVLTLSETPLMGMRLFLKNLEDKVGAFLILLFAAPVLALVALAIKIDSPGPVFFRQQRMGWSGEVFSIWKFRSMVVHQPSDGTVKQAQKNDPRVTRVGAFIRKTSLDELPQLFNVLMGEMSLVGPRPHAIQHDVQYSPDVSGYFARHNIKPGITGLAQVRGLRGETKDVEQMIRRVDSDIEYINNWSLWLDFIILLRTVSAFSGKQAY encoded by the coding sequence ATGATATTTGAGCCTAACAGTACCCGTTCCGTTCTCCAGCGAAGAAGCAGTACCAGTATCGTTGTTCAGGCCGGTCTCGATTGCGTTGCGGTAACCGGTGTTGCGTGGTTCTTGATCAATTATCACATCGGCTTCATCTCGCAAGACTACGTCATCATGCTCTTGCTGCTGCTTGGCGCGCTGGCCGTCGTGTACGACCACTATGCCATTTACCGCAGCAATGTCGGGTTCACTGTCAAAGCCTTCAAGCTTCTGAAGGCATGGACCGCGACCTTTGGTTTTCTCGTTGCCATGGCTTTCCTGACCAAAACCAGCGAACGGTATTCGCGGCTATTGGTTGGGGAGTTATTTGTTCTTGGCTATTTCGCCCAGTTGTTTTTGCACCTCGCCTCACGGGAAATGCAGAAGAAATTCCTGGCCCACCCGACGCAACTGGAAAACTCGCTGATCATTGGCTCGGGCGAGCTGGCGAGCTACCTCCACAAGAAAATCAGTAACAACCCCTGGCTCGGTGAACGCATCGTTGGCTGTGTGTTGATTGGCGCGGACGATGACTGGGCAAAGGAAGGCGTGGAAGGCGCACCACGCCTGTCGATACTGGGCAATATCTCTGATCTTGATGAGTTGGTTGTCAAACACGCCATTCGTACCGTCTATTTTGTGACCCCAGTGGGTGGTTCCGAAGTTATTCAGAAGGTTTATTTAAGCCTGTTCGACAAACACGTCAGGGTTAACTGGGTGCCTGACATTTTCGCCTTGAAGTTGATCAACCACAGTGTTCGCGAGATTGCCGGCATTCCCGTGCTGACCTTGTCCGAAACTCCGCTGATGGGGATGCGACTGTTTCTGAAGAATCTCGAAGACAAGGTCGGCGCTTTTCTGATCCTGCTTTTTGCGGCGCCAGTGCTGGCGTTAGTTGCCCTTGCGATCAAGATCGATAGCCCCGGTCCCGTGTTCTTTCGTCAGCAACGCATGGGGTGGAGCGGCGAAGTTTTCAGTATCTGGAAGTTCAGAAGCATGGTGGTCCATCAGCCGTCGGACGGCACCGTCAAGCAGGCACAAAAGAATGATCCACGCGTGACCAGGGTGGGCGCCTTTATTCGCAAAACCAGCCTCGATGAGCTGCCGCAATTGTTCAACGTGTTGATGGGCGAAATGTCGCTGGTGGGGCCTCGCCCGCACGCGATTCAACACGACGTGCAGTACTCACCCGATGTCTCGGGCTACTTTGCGCGACATAACATTAAACCGGGTATCACCGGGCTGGCGCAGGTGCGGGGTCTTCGTGGTGAAACGAAAGATGTAGAACAAATGATTCGCCGGGTTGACTCAGACATCGAGTACATCAACAACTGGTCGCTCTGGCTCGACTTCATCATTCTTTTACGAACGGTATCGGCCTTCTCCGGCAAACAGGCCTATTAA
- a CDS encoding glycosyltransferase 61 family protein: MSEFSALASSGPAKWSLAAYKHLFKTRLARKPALALQSMAVKTLDIAPGEVAFAQPAFFLPNQLERVTGWEEQLFYPHEHPRRTMEGIGRVEHGPTRGYLLKDVWMIDGALYKGNAKSWLTPGVGRLPGVRVENEIERGALYCTAGGNKWFGSWLTDDCLTYSLACNEGVPVTTAPSANIVSTTRNGILHTPGYEDWLGMKPVRLRNAFFRELVIFDDISQNRHKHLRFRAMGEKLLSHVNTSAHPGVFILRGGRGDLRLLRNEMELAERLRDRRGFRILDPALCDVATIVATCAGARTVIGVEGSQLIHGVNVLPPGGALLVLQPPERFICYFKYLTDRDHQHFGFVVGTPAGNGFTIDPDEVERTLDLFPSSCCSYSFTTD; the protein is encoded by the coding sequence ATGTCGGAATTCAGCGCGTTGGCAAGTAGCGGCCCGGCGAAGTGGAGCCTGGCGGCTTATAAACACCTCTTTAAAACACGCCTTGCCCGGAAACCAGCATTAGCGCTGCAAAGTATGGCAGTGAAAACCTTGGATATTGCGCCGGGTGAAGTCGCGTTTGCTCAACCCGCCTTCTTTCTTCCCAATCAACTTGAGCGTGTGACGGGATGGGAAGAGCAACTTTTTTATCCCCATGAACATCCCCGTCGCACAATGGAAGGCATCGGTCGTGTTGAACATGGACCGACCCGGGGTTATTTGCTCAAAGATGTCTGGATGATCGATGGCGCGCTCTACAAGGGAAACGCCAAATCCTGGTTGACGCCGGGCGTTGGCCGGCTGCCGGGGGTTCGCGTCGAAAACGAAATCGAGCGCGGCGCGTTGTATTGCACGGCGGGGGGCAACAAGTGGTTTGGCAGTTGGCTGACGGACGATTGCCTGACCTATTCACTGGCCTGCAACGAAGGCGTTCCAGTGACCACGGCTCCCTCCGCCAACATTGTTTCCACCACCAGGAACGGCATCCTTCACACCCCCGGTTATGAGGACTGGCTTGGCATGAAGCCGGTTCGTTTACGTAATGCGTTTTTTCGTGAACTCGTGATCTTTGACGACATAAGCCAAAATCGCCACAAGCATCTGCGCTTCCGTGCAATGGGCGAAAAGTTGCTGTCCCACGTCAACACGAGCGCTCATCCAGGCGTGTTTATCCTGAGAGGTGGTCGCGGCGATTTACGCTTGTTGCGTAACGAAATGGAGTTGGCTGAGCGTTTGCGTGATCGTCGAGGTTTTCGCATTCTCGACCCGGCGCTGTGCGATGTTGCGACCATTGTCGCGACCTGTGCCGGTGCAAGGACCGTGATAGGGGTCGAGGGCAGTCAATTGATCCATGGGGTTAATGTATTGCCGCCGGGTGGGGCGCTGCTGGTGTTGCAACCTCCTGAGCGTTTCATCTGCTATTTCAAGTACCTGACCGATCGTGACCATCAACACTTTGGTTTTGTCGTCGGTACTCCCGCGGGCAATGGTTTTACTATCGACCCCGATGAGGTCGAGCGCACGCTGGACCTGTTTCCGTCATCGTGCTGCTCCTACAGTTTCACCACGGATTAA
- a CDS encoding WecB/TagA/CpsF family glycosyltransferase, with product MSPLSWQHNWQTILRKLRVVRDAGDEQQLIDALSRSEGTTVLGFVNAHAMNLVTANPAYYDALSAADVLLRDGSGMAILYRRLGLEPGLNMNGTDFIPKLLAAYKGRRVAFWGTEETFLANAVRHCEAVFAVNVVSAHHGFAGGDDYVNLARQSLPELVVLGMGMPKQEVVAARLAASGVPCLVVCGGAILDFLGGKVTRAPQWVRRLGCEWVFRLLSEPKRLFTRYIVGNPKFLLRTLICRSS from the coding sequence ATGAGCCCCTTATCCTGGCAGCACAACTGGCAAACCATCCTGCGCAAACTCAGGGTGGTTCGCGATGCTGGCGACGAACAACAATTGATTGATGCATTGTCCCGGTCCGAGGGGACGACAGTGCTTGGATTCGTCAATGCCCATGCCATGAACCTGGTGACGGCCAACCCCGCTTATTACGACGCGCTGTCGGCGGCCGACGTGTTGTTACGGGATGGCTCCGGCATGGCCATCCTGTATCGCCGACTCGGTCTCGAACCGGGGCTGAATATGAACGGCACCGATTTCATCCCCAAATTACTGGCCGCCTACAAGGGCCGACGCGTGGCGTTCTGGGGAACTGAAGAGACCTTCCTTGCCAACGCGGTGCGGCATTGCGAAGCGGTGTTTGCGGTCAATGTCGTCTCTGCTCACCATGGTTTTGCAGGGGGGGATGATTACGTCAACCTTGCCCGTCAGTCACTGCCGGAACTGGTGGTGCTGGGGATGGGCATGCCCAAGCAGGAAGTCGTTGCCGCGAGACTGGCCGCCAGTGGCGTGCCATGCCTCGTGGTATGCGGTGGGGCGATCCTGGATTTTCTCGGCGGCAAGGTGACGCGAGCTCCGCAATGGGTGCGTCGCCTCGGTTGTGAGTGGGTGTTCCGGCTGCTCAGTGAGCCAAAGCGATTATTCACTCGCTATATCGTGGGTAACCCCAAGTTTTTGTTACGCACACTCATCTGTCGAAGTTCCTGA